The DNA window CTCTGTTGGTAACTGTGATGCTTACTTTTGAATCATCGGTGATCTGTGTATTTTTGCTCAGATCTGTACCTGCCGGAACTTTTACCGGGAAGGTTACACCGGTGATCTCATCACCACTTGCATCCACATGGTAAGATCCGCCTGCAAGAGAACCGGTTCTTACTTTGTTCTTGGTTGCAGAGGTAAATGCATCTACTTTTACATCATTATTTACATCTGCTTTGTAGAACTGATCGTATGGAATATTCATCAGAACATACGTCTCTTTCTGAACTTTCACCAGTGCTTCTATTGCTGCGTTCAGATGGCTGGTAGATTCATCCACACTCTCCTGGCTGGTCGTTCCCTTCGCTGCTGCTGTGAGATCAGCTTTTGCTTCTTTCAGTTCTGTCTCCAGAGAGCTCCAGCTGTCTTCGGTATACTCTTCTTTGTTCAGTGCTTCCGCTTTTGCAACTGCTGCTTCCAGTTTGCTCGTATCGCTGACCGGTGTTGCTGCATGGATATCATCTGCGGTTACGTTGATCGTCATAGTAGTATCCGCATAACCTAAAGCATAGATTGTCACTGTCCATTTTCCGGTTCCGTCTTTTCCTGCCGGCAGGTTACAACGCATGGAATCTGTCAGAGCAAGCTGAATTCCCATGGATTTGTGCATCCAGTTATCAGCTGCAAATTTGGTTCCATAAGTTGCCAGCGGGGTATCTCCATCTCCGTAGTAAGTCCAAACGACCGTCTGCATCTTGGCTCCTACTTCTCCGTAATTTTCTTTGACATCCATACGGATGAAGTCACCATAGCTGCTGGTCTCCTGTACCACCGGTGTAAGGTTTGTGCTCTGCAGTGCCACACCCTGGATACCGGATCCGGTTCCTGTCTGACGTTTTCCAAAACTGAAAGTTCCGTCAGCATTCTTTGTCGCTTTTTTCAGACCATTGGTATTCGCATCTACTTCTGCTACCAGTCCTGAATAGCTGCTCAATACACCTTCACTGTATCCGCCTGCAAGGGTTTCTCCGTTTTCTACTACGGTATATTTTGCTTTGAACGCATCGTAATCTTCTGCTGCAACCTGTACCGGTACATATTTGATACCCTTGATCTCGTAGGTTGCCATCGTCTTGGTTTCGCCGCTTGGCAGTGTGATCGTTCCTCTGCTGAATCCGATAGAGGTTCCGTCTGTCAGCACGATCTTATCTTTTCCATCCCAGTAGGACATCTCATAGGCATTGCCTTCGGTATCATAGATCGTTACATCCTGCTGGAAGTTTCCTCTGTGCAGTCCGTGGTTTGTGGTCGCACGGGTAACGGCATCAAAAGCACCTTTGTCATACTCGCCATGGGTATCTTTTGTATCGGAAGATGCGCCGCTTCCTGCTGCCTGTACGCCCTCTGCGCTCCAGTATTCCTGATAGCTCAGTGCTGCGTAAACATATTTATATTCTTCTTTTGTCTCTGCTTTTACAAGTGCTTCTACAGCTGCGTTCAGTTCCGTAGCTGCTTTTGTTACTTCTTCCTGAGAAATTTTTGCGGTCAGAGCTGCTTTTGCTGCTGTCAGTTTTTCCTGCATTGCTGACCAGGAGTCTGCGGTATAATCTGCTTCCGTTTTTCCTTCTGCTGCGGCAATTGCTGCTTCCAGTGCGGTAGTGTCAATCTCTACTGCTGCTGTTTTTTCCGGTGCGGACTGGATAGCTGCCAGAGCTGCCTGTTTGATCGCTGCGGAAGTACGGGTAGCTCCACTTACGGTATCCCAGCCTGCGATGGTATCTTCAGTTGCATCCTGACCTACCAATTTTACCTTGATTCCTTTTCCGTTTGCTTTATCATAAGCTTTGCTCAGATATGTTTTATTGACATTGGAATCATAAGTATCACCAGGTGTTACCTTGATGTCCTCGAATTTTCCGTCTTTTACGGTAAGGCTTACGGTAACATCATATTCTCTCCAGTCTTCCGGATCATCATCCTCTGTCTGAGTAACATGTCCTGTCGCCATATACGTTCCGTCTTCTGCCACCTTGCTGCCTGTTACTGCAAATGCTGTTACCGGGCAGAGATCGACTGCCATTGCTGCGGCTACCGCCATCGCCATTGCTTTGGTCTTGACTCTTTTGTTGTTCATAAACTCCTCCTTTTTACCATAAAACGTTATAGTAGCTTATTATCAAGTTAGCCATCTGTATTTTCATTTAGTTGAGAATATTTATCATTAGTTGCAGCTAACCTATAATCAAAAAAAATAGACACTTCTGCCTTTTTCTCAGGAATGTACCTGACAGCTGCCCCTCTCCCATCCCTTTCCGAGAGAAGTACCTGTCAGATACATTCCGCCTGGTTATCCGTTCTTTCTTTCCGCTCCCGCGCCCTGGCTGACTGCCGGGAGGATTTTCTGGCTCACCACACCAATCAGGATACCTGTGATCGTTCCCGCGATCATCAGCACCGGCAGGTAATACACCAGCTTCGTATTTTCCAGCACACACATCGCCACGGCGATCTGTCCGATGTTATGGGACACGCCTCCGGCAATGCTCACGCCGATCATGGAAAATCCTTTGATTCGCTTCAACAGCAGCATCACCAGAAAACTTAAGATGCCGCCCGCCAGACTGTACAGGATCGACATGCCGTTTCCAAACATAAATCCCACCAGAAGCACCCGGAGGATCACTACCACAAATACTTCCATCGGTGCCAGGATATACAGCCCGGTAACCGTCACCAGATTGGCAACACCTAATTTGATCCCCGGTACCCCGAGGTTGATCGGGATCAGGCTTTCCACATAGCTGAAGATCATCGCCAGTGCCACCAGCATCGCACCGCTCGATACTCTCCGGCTGATGCTTGCAGAACCGCGTTCCTTGTATTCTTTTTTCTGCTGCCCCTGTTTTTTCATCGTCTCGTTCCCTTTCGGAGTATCTTTTCTCATCACTGTCTCACTTTGCAATCGTATCCGGCACCAGATCGTCATCCACTGCCTTGCTGTCCGTATCTTTCTGACGGATCACTTCCACCACCAGTTTATGGGGCAGACATACGATCGTCTGTTTCTGACCGCTGATTCTGCCCTGCTCTTTGCAGTAGCCGTCCGGGCAGTCCGCTTCTTCCATATACGCCTGTCCGTCCTCGATGCGGATCACGTTGTGAAATTCTCCTTCGGTAACTTCAATCGTCTGGTCTTTCTCCAGCGGATAGGTTCCATAGATTTCCCCGTTCACGGTAACCTGTACCTGATCCCCTTTCGTCTCTCCGGTCACATGCATCACCAGAAGCATCACCAGAGCCACCAGCACGATTCCTCCTGCCAGCAGGATATCTCTTTTTTTCATATCTGCTCCTTATCTGTCATTTTTGAAAAAGCGCAGATGTTACAGCCCCAGCCACAGGCAGATGCCAAGCAGGATCAGTGCACGCAGAATCGTAAACCAGAACTCATTTCCTTTGAGTTTTCTGATTCCACAGTGAATGTGCTTCTGTGGACAGATGTCGATACACTTCTGACACTGGAAGCAGTCACCGCTGACCGCCCAGGAACCATCCGACGGAAGTCCGATCTGAGACGGGCAGATCTTCGTACATGCTTTACATCCTTTTCTACAATTTTCTCTCGTTCTGTGAAGGGAGAAAAACGGCAGTACCGGAAGCAGGGAAAATACTGCTCCCATCGGGCAGAAGAACCGGCAGAAAAATCTTTCCTGTACACACATGCCCACCATCAGAAGAAGCAGGATCACAAGACCGATCACATAGCCTCCCAGACGGAAATTGCCTGCATGGATCATGGAAAATACATCCCACGGGCTGGTTCCCTGCGCTTTTCCATATACACCAGCATAGCACAAAAGAACAATCAGCAACAGTACCAAATATTTCATATAACTTAAAATCCCGACTGCCTTTTCCGGGATCTTCACCGGTTTC is part of the Blautia faecicola genome and encodes:
- a CDS encoding NusG domain II-containing protein; translated protein: MKKRDILLAGGIVLVALVMLLVMHVTGETKGDQVQVTVNGEIYGTYPLEKDQTIEVTEGEFHNVIRIEDGQAYMEEADCPDGYCKEQGRISGQKQTIVCLPHKLVVEVIRQKDTDSKAVDDDLVPDTIAK
- a CDS encoding penicillin-binding Tp47 domain A-containing protein; this encodes MNNKRVKTKAMAMAVAAAMAVDLCPVTAFAVTGSKVAEDGTYMATGHVTQTEDDDPEDWREYDVTVSLTVKDGKFEDIKVTPGDTYDSNVNKTYLSKAYDKANGKGIKVKLVGQDATEDTIAGWDTVSGATRTSAAIKQAALAAIQSAPEKTAAVEIDTTALEAAIAAAEGKTEADYTADSWSAMQEKLTAAKAALTAKISQEEVTKAATELNAAVEALVKAETKEEYKYVYAALSYQEYWSAEGVQAAGSGASSDTKDTHGEYDKGAFDAVTRATTNHGLHRGNFQQDVTIYDTEGNAYEMSYWDGKDKIVLTDGTSIGFSRGTITLPSGETKTMATYEIKGIKYVPVQVAAEDYDAFKAKYTVVENGETLAGGYSEGVLSSYSGLVAEVDANTNGLKKATKNADGTFSFGKRQTGTGSGIQGVALQSTNLTPVVQETSSYGDFIRMDVKENYGEVGAKMQTVVWTYYGDGDTPLATYGTKFAADNWMHKSMGIQLALTDSMRCNLPAGKDGTGKWTVTIYALGYADTTMTINVTADDIHAATPVSDTSKLEAAVAKAEALNKEEYTEDSWSSLETELKEAKADLTAAAKGTTSQESVDESTSHLNAAIEALVKVQKETYVLMNIPYDQFYKADVNNDVKVDAFTSATKNKVRTGSLAGGSYHVDASGDEITGVTFPVKVPAGTDLSKNTQITDDSKVSITVTNRGQESTTDYTGKDALFESASYSYYTLSEKPSYYKELTVNEDGTFSFGATQGTATAITEGVAAELLTKSRYGDYQLNLDGLTDTIPSGTAIYGVIVSTKEGSDYGMRHLENIWRVSELAWATGFTSAVHNCPTSSEHYKAMMGQHINKVTYYTAKGIYEIPVGGDEGLYVPVKFDTSAVAVADAELKDGETSVATTISGLTLPEGFDAEYTVDGATAIVKGEKLILKDVKKGAYTLTITDKSGKYAPISVGFEVYAETIPASYNENAEKPGLTKAAGSTDAEFADYIKNITSVSVNGKSYAASGRGAVKLFNDDGTLITDAAPFAEGDSFEIVVSATGYKDLSFTYKKASSDDPTQEVNTASLEKAIQTAEALKEADYTADSWKVLQTALKNAKSALEAKKDQTSVDNAAASLNKAIEALVKADGTTPTPTPTTTPASSKNNTTTSGTGNKTTSSGSTSTSKTAKTGDPTNIFEMLGLAVASLGTGGFALKRRKRNKE
- a CDS encoding 4Fe-4S binding protein, producing MDIHNLTAKDRKKLHTWLRALIQLLYFLFIPSVYTAAFAGVKYIFTQIGAGEKIAMTSFVTVLLVICLYTMVFGRFFCGFACAFGAFGDALHALYTKACKKMKKKPVKIPEKAVGILSYMKYLVLLLIVLLCYAGVYGKAQGTSPWDVFSMIHAGNFRLGGYVIGLVILLLLMVGMCVQERFFCRFFCPMGAVFSLLPVLPFFSLHRTRENCRKGCKACTKICPSQIGLPSDGSWAVSGDCFQCQKCIDICPQKHIHCGIRKLKGNEFWFTILRALILLGICLWLGL
- a CDS encoding Gx transporter family protein yields the protein MKKQGQQKKEYKERGSASISRRVSSGAMLVALAMIFSYVESLIPINLGVPGIKLGVANLVTVTGLYILAPMEVFVVVILRVLLVGFMFGNGMSILYSLAGGILSFLVMLLLKRIKGFSMIGVSIAGGVSHNIGQIAVAMCVLENTKLVYYLPVLMIAGTITGILIGVVSQKILPAVSQGAGAERKNG